Within the Miscanthus floridulus cultivar M001 chromosome 2, ASM1932011v1, whole genome shotgun sequence genome, the region TGAGCTGAACTGAGCACTCTAACAACAGCAGTGTTGTCTTTCAGGCAAGGAAGAAGCTTGTGGCAATGCTGCGGCAGATGATCGCGGACCGGAGGTCCTCTGGTTGCGCTCAAGATGACATGCTGGATGCGCTGTTGAGCGGCAATGAAGGCACCAGGGCGAAGCTCAGTGATGACCAGATCATTGACCTTCTTATCACCCTCATATACTCTGGGTATGAAACCGTGTCGACCACCTCGATGATGGCGGTGAAGTACCTATCGGACAATCCAAAAGCTCTTGAACAAATCAGGGTACATATACTTCGCAACCAAGTTCAATTCTACCGCAAAGCGATTAGTCCTATAATCCATGAGCTTAGGGATGATCTGTTGACTGTTGCAGAAAGAGCATCTTGACATCAGGAAGGCTAAATCACCAGAGGATGCCCTTGACTGGAATGATTATAAGTCAATGACCTTCACCAAAGCTGTAAGTTGGAGATGATACACCCAGAAAGCAGTCAGAGTAGAATTGTACTATGGACACGACAAACTAATTTATTCTTCTAATATGCAGGTCATTTATGAGACTCTAAGACTAGCTACAGTTGTCAATGGGCTGCTGAGGAAAACTACCCAGGATGTAGAAATGAATGGTGAGAATCCTACGGGATCCATACTTCTACTGATAGCGATGCAAATCTCAAGCTAGTTCTAATGCAATATTATGTATTTATTTCAGGGTATGTTATTCCAAAAGGCTGGAGAATTTATGTCTACACAAGGGAGGTAAATTATGATCCATTCCTGTACCCGGAACCGATGGTTTTCAACCCATGGAGATGGCTGGTAAGGAATAGAACAAGCAAACGTCTCAGAtaataaataggcaccaagatatGTCACAAAATTCTAACCTGACAATGCTTCCTGACAATAGGAGATGAACCTCGAATCACATCCACACTTCATGTTGTTTGGAGGAGGTGCCCGCATGTGCCCAGGGAAGGAAGTAGGAACAGTTGAAATTGCAACGTTCCTTCACTATTTCATTACGCGTTACAGGTTTGTTCCTCTCACAAGTTTTTGATACTAGCTATAGAAAAACCTCAAGAGCTCTTCACTGAAAGACTTGGCGCTGATCTTCTCTTGCAGATGGGAGGAGGAGGGAAACAACACAATATCAAAGTTCCCCAGAGTGGCAGCTCCCAACGGGCTACATATCCGAGTTCAAGATTACTGAACTTGTGAGACGTTTTGCGAAGTTTAGATAGGATTCAGACTTAGATAGAATAACCCTGCGATGCTGATGCTGCTGGCCTCTTGAAAGGATTAGAACAGCCATTGGTGCTTGTAAAATGTGTCCATGCCAATAGGAATATTATAGGGAGGATATAGGTATGATAGGTTTACTTAGGAAATTGATGTAGAAAGCCACCAGATGCTCCTGTATTCTTTTGGTCCatcaattttcaaatttaaacagAAGTATCATTTGGCTTCTATGCTTTTGAACATGATACAGAACCAGCTATCCATATGCAAATTTCCAGCTTCATGAGCCCGTTGAATAAAAAATGCCAATAGCCAACTGATCTAAAAATATGGATGGACACTGACTAAAAAACATTAAGCACATACTGAGGATATGCTAAATTGGTGACTGCTAATTGCTAATGGAGGAACAGAGTAAGAGTTTTACCTTATTCAGGATATAGATGATAACTGCTTCAATGGTAGAGGCTTCCAATTGCTTATATAAAAAGGTAAGAATGAGCTCATGTTAACAATGCAAGTTCCTTCAATTAGTTAGGCAACACATTGATGAAAGCAAAAGCACTCTCTTCCCATCGAAGGTCCAACATAATGGAAGTCAATATTCATTGCTGCTTCAAAAGATGCCAATAGTTGTTTAGAAGCATCACCATTGACAATGTTCGGTGCAAATGAAACTGCATTATCCAACGTACTCCGAGAACAATGCTGTTAATGCACTACTAGTAAATCTCAAAATTGTAGATACTACAAGATTTCAGCTTTCGGCGAAGGGCAAATTTTCCCTGGAACAACCAATATCCTTGATCAGCCATGTAAATAAAGAGTGCACAAAAAAGGATCTAACATAGAGTTTTGGTAACTTGATTCTATCTGTTTCAACTCTGTTGCAGTAAAACCTATCATCAGGGCATCCATAATTGGTCATCGCACATTTCACTTAAGTTTAAAAGATAAATGGTTCTGAtcgtttaaaaaaaaaactactgcACTTTGTTTTCTTAAATTCCTAACTTGTGGCCTACCAGGAACAAATTGTGAACGAGAAAACTCCTAGCACTAAAGGGTATGTTACGTAATTCATGTAAAACTTTTTTTCGTACACAAGCTATTACAGATTGCAGGGTAATGTTTCGTACACAAGCCATTTCATACACAAGGACTGAAAAAAAATCGTGAATCTGAAAGTAGAATGTTCAGAATCAATGCTTAGAATCTAATTTAGGTATCTTCTAGCTGAAATACAAAAAAAATGCTAAAGCAGTCAAGCTTAACAGTAAATACCTAGCCTAACTGCTTTTCACGTCTACTACGAAGTGACCAACCCACAAGATACAAATCAGACCGGCCACATGGACAAGAAATACAAGCAGAGTGCAGGGCAACCACATGCATGCACTCACAAGAATTGACATGCAAACTCCTATTCTGTAGTGCACTGGGAGAAGAGAGTTTCTGTCAGTCCACATTTTTCCACGCACCATCTATGATCAGAACTAACAAGTAACAACAGACAACGACAGTCGCACGTTGTATGAACAATCGTGCACTGGGCACAAGAGTTGGTACATACTCAAACAGAAGAAGGCATATGCAAAGTAACACCCTGCCATGATGGCATCCCATGTGGTGAAACAAGTACAAGAGATGCAAATGCATTGTATGTTCCCCAAATTCTGTTGCTCCTGGAAATCAGTGGACTGACAGTTACTGACATGGAGCAAGGCAAGCATATGCACACAAGTCAGAGTGTACAGCCGTCTTATTCACTAACAAGAGAGAGTTTATATTGAAAAGGAAATAGCAATATCATACTAATCGACAAGTGCAAAAGTCTCCATAAGAgaaaaaaacaagagcaaaagttTAAGACTTTGGTGTCAAAAAACTTCCCCACTTTTATTTGCTTCAACAATGCATCACAAACCTTTGTAGTATCAACATCAAATCTACCATTGCATGTGGGATTGACACGGTTACACATCCAACCTGGAAATCCTTTTCCTAGATGGTTCAAGTAACATACTAGTACATGTGAAGCAATAATGCTTCCTTGACACATCTCTTTTCTTATGGACGACACACCAGAAAGAAGCTGGAGGTTCTGTTAAGAATACTTTGAAAAGAACAATCTCAGGGTCAACAATCATTCTCGACCAAGGGATCTCTGCCAGTTCCATTGAGCCATAAAATTGTATGAAATCATCCCATCAAGCTCGGTGTGATGTTCTTGTTTAGCTCTGCTTGAGTTTTTTGTCCTGTACAGTTTTTTTGTTCTGATTCTTCTCTGTTAATAGAAGAGATCTGTTGTTCTGTTCAAAAAGATCTCTGCCAGTTCCATGTTAGATACTTGAGTATTGCTCAGAGGCCATATAAACCGAAATTGTAGCCTCTCTGCAATGTGAATAGATCCCCTGCCATATACATACAATGTGAGAGACGATGAGGTTAAGACACCTGCGAGATACATCATTGACCATATATACTCGGTTTACAGTTTCGCTTGCACTTTTGCATATAATTGTATTCATGGATAATAGCTTCTTTCTATTTCAAGTATCTTTGACAATAGCACCCAGCACAGGAATCAACCTTTGAAGCTCTTCATCTTCTGAGAGCCTTGTCACAAAATGGCGTGTGGACTGAGTGCCAATGTCAACTGTATCTGCAAGTTCAGATACTAGAAATTTGATCTCAGAAAAGATCGCCTCCACTTCAAGAATTTCCGCACATAACTAAAGCTATCTGGCTTCAGATTAAGCATGTCTATGAGGCCATGACCCACAGGTAACACTATTATTAGGCCCTCTTTTATGATCAAACAAAGGATCTCCTTGAAGGTTCTTCAACAGTTTAAACAGCACATTTCAGCATTTTGAGAGTGAATGCCAACTTTGCACTGATGAATGCCAACTTTGCACTGATCCAAGGATCAGTACCTAGAAGATCCTTCAAAAGGAACTAGAACTTTTGGCCTCTCATATTTCTGTTCGTCTGATGCTTATCATAAAATATGACATCCATACCAACTGGTTTGGGACTATATTTTCATCAGTTTGGCATAAATCCTACTCGATTTATTTGACTCGTCCGACTGAATCATGTCGTCCAAGCTTGGTTGTCGTCTTACACTGCACTGATTGTATCATCCACGTTGCTCCCTAAAGCAATGACAATCTCTTGGCCTTGGGAGCTTGCACTGACATAGGATTCCACAAATGAATGATGCGTCGGGAAATGCACGCCTGCTCTTGTCAATGACCCAACAAGCTCGGTACTGCCAACATGAGAGGAAAATTAGCAAACGGCTGTTTCAACTGTCAATTTAGGAAAGGGGAAAAAAATGATGGACAGGTTATATCAGAATGAGCATTTGAAGCTAAACAATCCTTTGAAACGGTAATCTGCTGCAGAGGCGTTTCATTTCACACATCTGTAGCTGTAGCACTGTGGCAGTAACAATGAGAAGACCCAGAGCAGGGGCACGATAGGATTCCAACAGAGCAACAGTGGCCGGTGCTGGAAATTGAAAAGTCGGAGCCGGACAAGAATGGCGGAATCGCTATGGCCTCGAGGCAAGAACTCGACAGGGTTCTTACAGTAAACAACAACGCCGACAATAACCGCTAAAACTAGTTGCGAAAACTGGTGGCAGGCAGGataggaatcaagggttctacttgcAAATGTCAGCATGGATGTGAGAAGAAACAACTCGAGTGCCATTCGACGGGCGCAGCGAAGAAGATATCAATACCTCCCGAGCGGAAAAACTTGGATCGGAGAAGTGCTGAGGAGGCTGGATTTCATTTGATTTGAGGCGGCGCACGCGGCGAAGAGGAGAGCGCTGCGCCGTGCGCCGACCGGGGAGGAGAAACAAGAGGTTATGCGAACAGACTAAGAAAGCGAACTCATGGAATACGCCTTCCCTGTTATGACGCTTCTGCCCCTTATCCTCAGAACTATGGGCAAATAAGTAATTTGCTCCAGCCAAGGGGTTTTGCTGTTCCTCGTTGCTGAGCAGTAAGCAGTGGGCACAGTCGCTCGCTCTTCTCCCAGCAGGACTGGAGCGGCTACTGGGATTTTTGCTACTCCCCTCCATTGATGgcttctcttcttctccctccGCAGTTCACTTGCTCCCTGCGCCCTTATCATCGAATCAGGTAATCTCTCAACATAGTGAATCCGCTGCTGTACATCCCAATTATCAATGCGAGCCCGCGTGAAACATGCCGGTTTCCCCCCGTACGGTCGCTGCAGTCTGTGGTGAGATAGAGGAGATTAGGAGCCAGAATTGTCTTTTTGTTCATTCTGGGATTAGAAATGCGGCTCTGTCCTGTGATTCACGGACCTGAATAATGTTTGGTCAATTCATTTGGATTGTGTTGTGGGCAGGGGTCAATTGGTACATTACAAGACAAACATTTTGGGGAAGAACATGACTAAGTCTACAGTGAGGTTGCTTAACCGCAGTGTTAGTTTTGCATCAAGGACTTCTCAAGATGCTGTGGATGAGTTAAGCGATGAAAGCGATGGTGAAAGCTCAACTAAAAAGAAAAGAGCCCCAAGACGTGGAAGAAAGAAAGCCACCGCTGAAACATCGGGAGGCGAAGGAGAAGGAAACCAAATCGTCACTGAACAAACGGCCGCTGAAGAGACTAAGGAAGCTAAGAGGAGAGGCCGTAAGAAAGGTAAATGTACATATTGGTTGCATTTTTTGCAGCACTTTTGTTTCTGTATGCTgcagttttcatgatttttctctaCTGGGAACCTTAACAAGTCACAATTTTTCTCTGTTCTGTTACAGCTGCTACTGCTGCAAGCTCAGAGGAGGAGAAGGATAAGGCCAAGGAACCGAAGAAGAGGGGAAGGTGAAAAGTTAAGACTGTAGAGgaatctagtgatgatgatggaGGGCATACGAGCAAAGATTTGATGCTCTATAATGAAGGAGAAGATCAGACTCAGCTACAGAATTCTGCCAACGTTCTGGAAAGTAAAATAGAGTCAGTTCTACATGAGGATATTGGAGACGTTGACGATTTAATTCCGCTAGTGTGCTGCTTTGGCCTGCCAAATACTCCTTTATTCCTTCTGGAAGACCAGCCAATAGGCTTATAGATCATGAGATTCATGATAGAATGAAGGACATGTTTTGGTCTCTAGATAAATTTGTGAGGGCACCAGGAGGGTCTTCATCCAATGTTGCTCTAGCGTTAGCTGCGATTGGTGGAAGGGTTGCATTCATGGGAAAATTAGGTGATGATGATTACGGTCAAAGTTTGCTGTATCACTTAAACATCAATGGAGTTCAAACTCGAGCAGTTTGTATGGACCCTTCAGTGCCAACTGCTGTGTCCTTGATGAAGGTCAGAACCGAAGGAAGTCTGAAGACAAACTGTGTTAAACCTTGTGCTGAGGATTGTTTCCTGCAGTCTGATATCAACCCGGCAGTTCTAAAAGAGGTAAATATCAAACGATCATCAAATATAAATCCTGTGATATCATATCCTATGTATAATACTTTATGTTTTAGATGCAATGTGTgacatttattttttatttattaataatGATATGTGATTCTTGCGTGTTTATTTTATGATCCTGACAAGAGTATAGCTTTTCACTTTGTACACATGTAGGTGCGGGTCCTCTTCTATTTCAGAACATAAGGATGCATTTTCAAAATATTTGATAATGCATTTAGTCATATTCTGAACTT harbors:
- the LOC136520504 gene encoding cytochrome P450 85A1-like; the protein is MALLLLLVAVLGVVLASSLLLRWNELRYSRRRGLPPGTMGWPLFGETTEFLKQGPSFMKQRRLRYGSLFRTHILGCPTVVCMEPELNRRTLASEGAGFVPGYPQSMLDILGPNNIAAVHGPLHRAMRGAMLALTRPHMIRAALLPKIDAFMRAHLHGWAGRRVDIQEMTKEMALLSALRQIAGISAGPLSDALKAELYTLVLGTFSLPINIPGTNYSKGLQARKKLVAMLRQMIADRRSSGCAQDDMLDALLSGNEGTRAKLSDDQIIDLLITLIYSGYETVSTTSMMAVKYLSDNPKALEQIRKEHLDIRKAKSPEDALDWNDYKSMTFTKAVIYETLRLATVVNGLLRKTTQDVEMNGYVIPKGWRIYVYTREVNYDPFLYPEPMVFNPWRWLEMNLESHPHFMLFGGGARMCPGKEVGTVEIATFLHYFITRYRWEEEGNNTISKFPRVAAPNGLHIRVQDY